In one Rhopalosiphum padi isolate XX-2018 chromosome 3, ASM2088224v1, whole genome shotgun sequence genomic region, the following are encoded:
- the LOC132924999 gene encoding uncharacterized protein LOC132924999: protein MDKSFLDVGGAYVNESPIREMFVHSFLPFSTSALNNGDEIRIAIQNRDAHTLPSDSFIYIEGKITKPDELKTEISLAHNGLTNLFNEMKYEINSTEVQRVKKPGITSAMKGYCSYSPADANILQNAAWDITDHNANFVKDGSFSGCIPLKHVFGFCEDYKRILVNCSQQLILNRSMSDLSSLHFTSVIGGDVNTETVKALVKKVKVQLTNWELCEYPNLPQTNKHSWMVKTCSQVERPRCIIIAFLTNSPGTVSDGYNVDYDTCSLTNVKAYINSVEYPYEDFNESFDKNLFTMFYQNYADFQKHYYERFNAQPCLTREKYKELGPFICIDCSRQNDDAKTSSIDLRVEIEAANNFPANTAAYCLIIHDRIVQYNPFTGEVRKL from the exons ATGGATAAATCGTTCTTAGACGTGGGCGGTGCATATGTAAACGAATCGCCTATTCGAGAAATGTTTGTGCATTCTTTTTTACCGTTTTCCACGAGTGCGTTGAATAATGGCGATGAAATCCGTATAGCAATTCAAAACCGTGATGCACATACGTTACCGAGCGATAGTTTTATCTATATTGAGGGTAAAATAACGAAGCCCGATGAACTTAAAACAGAAATAAGTTTAGCGCACAACGGCCTAACGAATTTGTTTAACGAAATGAAATACGAGATCAACTCTACCGAAGTACAACGGGTTAAAAAACCTGGGATAACTAGCGCGATGAAAGGATATTGTTCGTATTCGCCTGCCGACGCGAATATCTTACAAAACGCTGCTTGGGATATCACTGACCACAATGCTAATTTCGTTAAAGACGGCTCGTTCAGTGGATGTATACCGTTAAAGCATGTTTTCGGCTTCTGCGAGGACTACAAGCGAATACTTGTGAATTGTAGCCAACAGTTGATATTGAATAGATCGATGTCGGATTTGAGTTCGTTACATTTTACTAGCGTGATTGGAGGAGACGTGAACACCGAGACGGTTAAGGCCTTGGTGAAAAAAGTCAAAGTACAACTAAC AAATTGGGAGCTTTGCGAGTATCCAAATCTGCCGCAGACGAACAAACACTCTTGGATGGTGAAAACATGTTCACAAGTAGAAAGACCTAGGTGTATAATAATCGCTTTTCTCACGAACTCGCCGGGCACCGTATCAGACGGTTATAACGTTGATTACGATACGTGCTCGTTGACGAACGTTAAAGCATATATTAATTCGGTCGAATACCCGTACGAAGATTTCAACGAAAGTTTCGATAAAAATCTGTTCACGATGTTCTATCAAAATTATGCCGATTTCCAAAAACATTATTACGAACGATTTAACGCTCAACCGTGTCTGACGAGAGAAAAATACAAAGAGTTGGGTCCATTTATCTGCATAGATTGTTCACGCCAAAATGATGACGCCAAAACTTCAAGCATCGATTTACGCGTTGAAATAGAAGCAGCTAATAATTTCCCAGCCAATACAGCAGCCTACTGCTTAATCATACACGATCGCATCGTTCAATACAATCCGTTTACGGGGGAAGTGAGaaaactataa
- the LOC132924998 gene encoding apidaecins type 73-like, whose protein sequence is MRVTEPQSPPPSPRPVYVTEPTPSPKSQPVYVTEPPSSRPVRVTEPQSPPPSPRPVYVTEPPSSRPVRVTEPTPSPKSQPVYVTEPPSSRPVRVTEPQSPPPSPRPVYVTEPPSSRPMRVTEPQNTKFPASVRHRTPELYTSKDIGAFRGGVDDLLTKIII, encoded by the exons ATGCGCGTCACAGAACCCCAGTCCCCTCCCCCAAGTCCCCGGCCTGTTTACGTCACCGAACCCACCCCCTCCCCCAAGTCCCAGCCTGTGTACGTCACTGAACCCCCAAGTTCCCGGCCTGTGCGCGTCACAGAACCCCAGTCCCCTCCCCCAAGTCCCCGGCCTGTGTACGTCACTGAACCCCCAAGTTCCCGGCCTGTGCGCGTCACCGAACCCACCCCCTCCCCCAAGTCCCAGCCTGTGTACGTCACTGAACCCCCAAGTTCCCGGCCTGTGCGCGTCACAGAACCCCAGTCCCCTCCCCCAAGTCCCCGGCCTGTGTACGTCACTGAACCCCCAAGTTCCCGGCCTATGCGCGTCACAGAACCCCAGAACACCAAGTTCCCGGCCAGTGTGCGTCACAGAACCCCAGAAC tttatacttcGAAAGATATTGGCGCGTTCCGCGGGGGTGTGGACGATCTATTAactaagataattatttaa
- the LOC132926604 gene encoding uncharacterized protein LOC132926604, with protein MTQLGVELADANMSRPHNAQSPTDLIDTSNFTIDFTGRKSINIGLDPSNDFNVSIQIITPSRFVCLSTDFLRRIYSLMGNILSIISDPPVKSRERLFLKDETITLSKTSYRGDNMLAVESHHQQGCRVLLSRRNLLKLQDMQWIINETVALKSNIIRDAVIGQTDLVATYLNANVHVEKTSTVEEIIAIVHNIHNDLATMNIVAKNENNFTNQIKLFAYKQLAQRWFKKMHENGKDCINDADGDGGGGGGGGGDDIDDWPISLKTIDGSTVFSYTNY; from the exons atgacTCAACTCGGCGTCGAACTAGCCGATGCAAATATGTCGCGTCCACACAATGCACAGTCACCAACCGATTTAATCGATACATCTAATTTTACCATAGACTTTACCGGCCGCAAGTCTATCAACATCGGACTCGATCCGTCTAATGATTTCAATgtttcaatacaaataataacaccATCACGGTTCGTATGCTTGTCAACTGATTTTTTACGTCGTATTTACTCGTTGATGGGGAATATTCTATCGATAATATCTGACCCGCCGGTTAAAAGTCGCGAAAGGCTTTTCCTCAAAGATGAAACTATTACACTGTCCAAGACGAGTTATCGCGGCGATAATATGCTGGCAGTCGAATCTCATCACCAACAAGGATGTCGCGTATTATTGAGTAGACGAAATCTACTAAAGCTTCAAGACATGCAATGGATTATCAACGAAACGGTTGCATTGAAATCTAACATTATACGTGACGCGGTGATCGGACAAACCGATCTTGTCGCAACATATTTAAACGCTAATGTGCACGTGGAAAAAACATCGACCGTTGAAGAAATTATCGCAATCGTACACAATATCCATAACGATTTGGCTACAATGAACATTGTcgcaaaaaatgaaaacaattttacaaaccAGATAAAATTGTTTGCATACAAACAACTCGCTCAGCGTTGGTTTAAGAAAATGCATGAAAACGGTAAAGACTGTATAAACGATGCTGAcggtgacggcggcggcggcggcggcggcggcggtgacgatATCGATGAttgg CCCATTTCACTCAAGACGATCGATGGATCGACGGTGTTCTCTTATACAAACTATTGA
- the LOC132927913 gene encoding uncharacterized protein LOC132927913, with protein MSDSSACSFFDSPARLHSPSISPPLFPESYDYEHYTLNINNVTDDGDRTLDFDPNKPFPWRSPHSDETHVSDYEILSPYSNDAQSFHWSNGPWRDDELHWKKKILQRFL; from the exons atgtcGGATTCATCAGCATGTTCATTTTTCGACAGTCCTGCTAGATTACACTCGCCTTCA atttCACCGCCATTATTTCCCGAATCATACGACTACGAACACTatacactaaatattaataatgttaccgATGACGGAGACAGGACATTAGATTTTGACCCAAATAAGCCTTTTCCATGGCGCTCACCTCATTCGGATGAAACACATGTATCCGATTATGAGATACTAAGTCCTTATTCAA ATGATGCGCAGTCTTTCCATTGGTCAAATGGTCCATGGCGTGATGACGAATtgcattggaaaaaaaaaattttacagaGATTTCTGTAA
- the LOC132927701 gene encoding uncharacterized protein LOC132927701 — protein sequence MFSCVTCGKVYARKNVLIRHAKTHGGPVNSCGICRKVLSRMDKLIAHIQNCHKIAKNSPEFHNAVRIGGTMGRASVIRWAPPTTTSHVRSAVPTAISVTSTPPQVSPSARPPVISSRPVAAETPPTATAAPSRPTSPPPPVQHCAPYTENTRKNIKRKKARMQSVNTPGFVEIESSLKRTTVWYFRKNVDNIVSYRAFLHSLEPELIDKLRECVRIQPIKYNLKLEATYVVPNQDESAQNRAFKTCARELFAYSDVAGLIDRDLTALLAEEDAYAGKGSGFTLSCIDGLLLGVYEFTPMGGSSYLPLPESILHRKAVVNPQNVDSQCFKWAILVKHVAVEHRERVGANYLNEECRYDFSALSVPTPVSEIKLFERANPGTSVNVYGVKNCKKNKKNKSSTQSAAYPLRVVDDEQPNHFDLLLIAGSEKNNHYTYISNFSRLVSLQKNNREHRLFFCKKCFTSFDDRPLRYKLHGEEALAQHRLVCGTHKPILPVMPAEGTTLEFDALRKTQRLPFVLYADFEALLPKTTQHYGVNTSALHSHHPMSYGFLVVAADGVPAELLEQFGIARTPTVYRGSESADDVAKRFVLAVTDVADRICKLLKTTNVPIVMSVEDVRAHGVKTACDLCAKTFTTSNRKVAHHDHLSGRFLKTLCNACNLALRTPKFVPCFLHNLSNYDAHFIVTELGYDTNTISVIPNSEEKYISFSKYINNEFAVRFIDTCRFMASSLAVLARNLTTSDFCKFREVAKVFTPTEMPLVTRKGVFPYEYTDSYAKLRETALPARKEFYSALAETHVSDTDYEHAALVWNHFGCRTLGDYSDLYLEIDVLLSADVFENFRDICMLTYQLDPAYYYTAPGFSFDCMLKFTSVKLELLTDYEQILFFELGIRGGLVQASGRHAKANNPKTPGYKADEPNTWLVYQDCNNLYGWAMSGYMPYGGFSWYAGNPDVALAQLEWMTDTDDVGRVYEVDISYPRHLHDEHNDIPFLPHASIPSGSTVRKLMATFERKVHYVVHYSNLKQAIANGLIVDKVHRVLEFRQSPWLAPYIALNTEMRKRATNEFEEKFFKDQNNSVFGKTMENVRNRFEMELVSCPQRMRKLINRPTFKQCTTYSENLAAVSMHNKMINFCKPIYIGFAVLERSKTLMYDYHYNVMKRHYGDKIALLYTDTDSLLYCVSTDDFYSDLADNPNLRSRTDTSNLPPDHACYTSTRKRIPGLFKDETGGRTMYEFVALRAKSYAYDIENATTIRAKGIRGHVIRNHLTFEDHKRCLFAVDDDDDDESDERDDEFNARTSKLIASSCAQQVIARMHTAATTAASATTSSTSSPPPPPPPPMTRRSYEPYTPYRENVSIRSFKHKIKTIKTMKLALNRSDDKRHVLPDRVHTLAHGHYKIV from the exons atgttcagctGCGTTACGTGCGGTAAAGTGTACGCCCGTAAGAACGTGCTGATCAGACACGCTAAAACCCATGGCGGTCCGGTGAATTCGTGCGGGATATGTCGCAAGGTATTAAGTCGGATGGATAAACTCATCGCCCATATACAAAATTGCCACA agatTGCTAAAAATAGTCCTGAATTTCATAATGCCGTGCGGATAGGAGGCACAatgg GTCGCGCTTCAGTTATAAGATGGGCACCCCCTACTACAACGTCGCACGTTCGGTCAGCTGTTCCGACGGCCATCTCAGTCACATCTACCCCGCCTCAGGTCTCGCCATCCGCCCGCCCGCCGGTCATCTCTAGCCGACCCGTCGCCGCCGAAACACCACCCACTGCCACTGCGGCTCCATCGAGACCGacttcgccgccgccgccggtgcAGCACTGTGCTCCTTATACGGAAAATACtcgaaaaaatatcaaaagaaaaaagGCGCGTATGCAATCGGTGAATACGCCCGGCTTTGTTGAAATCGAGTCGTCACTTAAACGTACGACCGTGTGGTACTTCAGAAAAAACGTTGATAACATCGTCAGTTATCGCGCTTTTCTCCACTCTCTGGAGCCGGAATTGATCGACAAATTACGCGAATGCGTGCGTATTCAGCCGATTAAATACAACCTCAAATTGGAGGCCACTTATGTCGTACCTAACCAAGACGAATCTGCCCAGAATCGCGCGTTTAAAACGTGCGCGAGGGAATTGTTTGCGTATAGCGACGTTGCGGGTTTGATCGATCGCGATTTAACCGCTCTTCTCGCCGAAGAAGACGCTTACGCGGGCAAGGGTAGTGGGTTCACCTTATCGTGTATCGACGGGCTGCTCTTGGGCGTGTACGAGTTCACACCGATGGGTGGTTCGTCGTACTTGCCGTTACCGGAAAGTATTTTACATCGCAAGGCCGTCGTAAACCCACAAAACGTTGATAGTCAGTGTTTCAAGTGGGCGATTCTGGTGAAACACGTAGCAGTCGAACATCGTGAACGAGTAGGCGCGAATTATTTGAACGAGGAGTGCCGTTACGACTTTTCCGCGCTATCAGTCCCAACGCCCGTGTCGGAGATAAAATTATTCGAGCGAGCTAATCCCGGTACGTCGGTTAACGTATACGGtgtgaaaaattgtaaaaaaaataaaaaaaataaatcttcgaCGCAATCGGCGGCGTACCCGCTGCGGGTGGTCGACGACGAGCAGCCGAATCATTTCGACTTGTTGTTGATCGCCGGTTCGGAGaaaaataaccattacacgtataTTTCGAATTTTTCGCGCCTAGTTAGTTTGCAAAAAAATAATCGCGAGCaccgtttatttttttgtaaaaagtgTTTCACCAGTTTTGACGACCGACCTTTGAGGTATAAATTACACGGTGAGGAGGCGCTCGCGCAGCATCGTCTGGTATGCGGTACGCACAAACCAATCTTACCCGTAATGCCGGCAGAAGGGACAACACTCGAGTTCGACGCGCTACGCAAAACGCAACGCCTACCGTTCGTTTTGTATGCCGATTTCGAGGCCCTCCTGCCGAAAACGACGCAGCACTACGGGGTGAATACCTCCGCGCTGCACTCGCATCACCCGATGAGTTACGGATTTTTGGTAGTAGCTGCGGACGGTGTGCCGGCGGAGCTGCTCGAGCAGTTTGGTATCGCGCGGACTCCGACCGTTTATCGCGGTTCCGAGTCCGCCGACGATGTGGCCAAACGATTTGTGCTTGCCGTCACCGACGTGGCCGACAGAATATGTAAATTGCTCAAGACGACCAACGTTCCGATAGTAATGTCTGTTGAGGATGTGCGCGCGCATGGAGTCAAGACCGCGTGCGACTTGTGTGCGAAAACGTTTACCACGAGTAACCGCAAGGTCGCACATCACGACCACCTGTCAGGTCGTTTTCTTAAAACTCTGTGTAACGCGTGCAACCTCGCATTACGAACGCCGAAATTCGTTCCGTGCTTTTTACACAATCTGTCGAATTACGACGCGCATTTCATTGTGACCGAGTTGGGGTATGATACCAACACGATATCGGTGATACCTAACAGCGAGGAAAAGTATATTTCGTTTTCGAAATATATCAACAACGAGTTCGCTGTTAGGTTTATCGATACGTGTCGGTTCATGGCGTCGAGTTTGGCCGTCTTGGCGCGGAACCTTACGACCTCAGACTTTTGCAAGTTTCGCGAAGTCGCAAAAGTGTTCACCCCGACGGAGATGCCGCTGGTGACGCGCAAAGGTGTTTTTCCGTATGAGTACACGGATTCCTACGCAAAATTACGCGAGACGGCGCTACCCGCAAGGAAGGAGTTCTACAGTGCGTTGGCCGAAACGCACGTGAGCGATACCGATTACGAACATGCGGCCCTGGTATGGAATCACTTCGGTTGCCGGACTCTCGGCGATTACAGTGATTTGTACCTAGAAATCGACGTACTGCTCAGCGCCGACGTGTTTGAAAATTTCCGCGACATATGCATGTTGACGTACCAGCTGGACCCCGCGTATTATTACACGGCGCCCGGGTTCAGTTTTGACTGTATGTTAAAATTCACGTCGGTTAAATTAGAACTCCTCACCGATTACGAGCAGATATTATTTTTCGAGCTCGGAATCCGAGGCGGGTTGGTACAGGCGAGCGGGCGTCACGCCAAGGCCAACAACCCGAAGACGCCCGGATACAAAGCCGACGAACCGAACACGTGGCTCGTATATCaagatt GCAATAACCTTTACGGATGGGCCATGAGCGGATATATGCCGTACGGCGGTTTTTCGTGGTACGCGGGGAATCCGGACGTCGCGTTAGCTCAGCTCGAGTGGATGACGGATACGGATGACGTGGGGAGAGTCTACGAAGTCGACATTTCGTACCCGCGTCATCTGCACGACGAACACAACGATATACCGTTCCTACCGCACGCTAGTATTCCGAGCGGCTCTACCGTCCGAAAGTTGATGGCCACGTTCGAGCGGAAGGTACACTACGTCGTGCATTATTCAAATCTAAAACAAGCCATCGCCAACGGGTTGATCGTCGATAag GTGCACAGAGTATTAGAATTTAGACAATCCCCGTGGTTGGCACCATACATCGCGTTGAATACGGAAATGCGTAAACGAGCGACAAATGAGTTTGaagaaaaattttttaaagatcAAAATAATAGCGTTTTcg GTAAAACAATGGAGAATGTCCGCAATCGTTTCGAGATGGAGCTTGTTTCATGTCCCCAGAGGATGCGAAAACTCATAAACCGCCCGACGTTTAAGCAGTGTACCACTTATAGTGAAAATCTCGCAGCAGTGTCTATGCACAACAAAATGATTAATTTCTGTAAACCAATTTATATTGGGTTTGCAGTCCTTGAGCGGAGTAAGACACTGATGTATGATTATCACTATAACGTCATGAAACGTCATTATGGTGACAAGATTGCTCTGCTGTACACCGACACCG ATTCCCTCTTGTATTGTGTATCGACGGACGACTTTTACAGTGACTTAGCGGACAACCCGAACTTGAGAAGTCGTACGGATACCTCTAATCTGCCGCCGGATCACGCGTGTTACACGTCGACGCGTAAGAGAATTCCCGGGTTGTTCAAAGACGAAACCGGAGGACGCACAATGTACGAGTTTGTGGCGTTACGCGCTAAATCTTACGCGTATGACATCGAAAACGCTACCACCATACGAGCAAAGGGGATTAGAGGTCACGTGATACGCAATCACCTAACGTTCGAGGACCACAAGCGATGTTTGTTCgccgtcgacgacgacgacgacgatgaatcCGATGAACGCGATGACGAGTTCAACGCACGCACGAGTAAGCTGATAGCGTCGTCTTGTGCGCAACAAGTCATCGCACGCATGCAtacagcagcaacaacagcagcatCGGCGACAACGTCGTCGACATCTTCCCCGcctccaccaccaccaccaccaatgACACGGCGGTCTTATGAACCATATACCCCGTATAGAGAGAACGTGTCGATTCGatcatttaaacataaaatcaaaacaattaaaacaatgaaattGGCTTTAAACAGATCGGATGATAAACGACACGTTCTACCCGATCGTGTGCATACACTTGCACACGgtcattataaaattgtataa